A genomic segment from Vagococcus zengguangii encodes:
- a CDS encoding WxL domain-containing protein: MKKTVLCSVLLFGSFGFLANNVKAEDASNTGSVMLNAPETTNPVEPEIPGGGGTGQTGPLTIDQVPSFEFASDEKQLEGTFKDTPVEGIKKNVQVTDRRGTSAGWTLGVTISPFVDANQKALRGADINIPIALQAGEDNQSDKPGIIKSAITGVINTENGLTASDVITADEGQGAGTWIALMENAALNVKPGNTAGTYTSTFVWTLGELPAGN; encoded by the coding sequence AATGTAAAGGCAGAGGATGCCAGCAATACAGGTAGCGTTATGCTAAATGCACCCGAAACAACAAATCCGGTAGAACCTGAAATCCCAGGCGGTGGCGGAACAGGACAAACTGGCCCATTAACAATTGACCAAGTGCCATCTTTTGAATTCGCAAGTGATGAGAAGCAATTAGAAGGAACGTTTAAAGATACACCAGTAGAAGGAATTAAAAAAAATGTACAGGTAACTGACCGCCGAGGAACGTCAGCTGGTTGGACATTGGGAGTAACTATTTCACCTTTTGTTGATGCGAATCAAAAAGCATTAAGAGGAGCGGACATTAATATCCCGATCGCATTACAAGCAGGTGAAGATAACCAATCAGACAAACCTGGTATTATTAAAAGCGCTATCACAGGAGTTATTAATACTGAAAACGGATTAACCGCATCAGATGTCATTACAGCAGATGAAGGTCAAGGTGCAGGTACGTGGATCGCTTTAATGGAGAATGCTGCATTAAATGTTAAACCAGGAAATACAGCTGGAACATATACAAGTACATTTGTATGGACATTAGGAGAATTACCAGCTGGTAACTAA
- a CDS encoding LPXTG cell wall anchor domain-containing protein: MKKVITMIMVVCSSLCFAIPRVNASSTNGATDVTIEIVKRGSMSGQTPIDKLNDKILQTGESTDIHLILLGLICVVSYFIIINWKKKGLSLYEK; the protein is encoded by the coding sequence ATGAAAAAAGTAATTACTATGATAATGGTTGTTTGTTCTTCGTTGTGTTTTGCTATACCTCGTGTGAATGCTTCATCTACGAATGGTGCCACGGATGTCACAATTGAAATAGTAAAAAGAGGGTCGATGTCAGGACAAACACCTATTGATAAACTAAATGATAAAATTTTACAAACTGGCGAATCAACAGATATACACCTTATTTTATTGGGATTGATTTGCGTGGTATCGTATTTCATTATAATAAATTGGAAAAAGAAAGGACTGAGCCTATATGAAAAATAA
- a CDS encoding type IV toxin-antitoxin system AbiEi family antitoxin domain-containing protein, giving the protein MDNEKLKHKLLRQLGTLTLSTEELNQLEAMYRQFVINDTLNVGSTKSIKKLILNELFKNKDIRRVCGDFFQNKDYFNKADLVQLFSMIASSKVGKYELFDSNYYSVELESVIESYSDKLLTEYGFEKVRNGWYKNQDSPEDDEFEIQIYYPNMIFSHESALYYHELTNVIPKKYITTVPRTYNNSNTRYGKLLKIVRTSKFISNDDVVIMKTNYQNEIRVTSIYRTICDVMNPKYKMNAEIRNRLLVESLKRNDVNITKLLNKAKEQNVEHIIRPLIEVLAQSMIE; this is encoded by the coding sequence ATGGATAATGAAAAACTTAAGCACAAGTTACTGAGACAATTAGGAACTTTAACGTTATCAACTGAAGAATTAAATCAGTTGGAGGCTATGTATCGTCAGTTCGTTATTAATGATACTTTAAATGTGGGATCAACGAAATCAATTAAAAAGCTGATTTTAAATGAATTGTTTAAAAATAAAGATATTAGACGCGTTTGCGGAGATTTTTTTCAAAATAAAGATTATTTTAATAAAGCTGATTTAGTTCAGTTGTTTTCTATGATTGCTTCAAGTAAAGTTGGGAAATACGAGTTATTTGATAGTAACTACTACTCAGTTGAATTGGAAAGTGTTATAGAATCATATTCTGACAAACTATTGACTGAATATGGGTTTGAGAAAGTTAGAAATGGTTGGTATAAAAATCAAGATTCACCAGAAGATGATGAGTTTGAAATTCAAATATATTATCCAAATATGATATTTAGCCATGAATCAGCTTTATATTATCATGAATTAACGAATGTGATTCCTAAAAAATATATAACTACTGTTCCAAGAACATATAACAATTCTAATACCCGATATGGTAAATTGCTAAAAATTGTAAGGACCTCCAAGTTTATCTCTAATGATGACGTTGTTATAATGAAAACAAATTATCAAAATGAAATTAGAGTTACAAGCATTTACAGAACAATTTGTGACGTTATGAATCCCAAATACAAAATGAATGCAGAAATAAGGAATAGGCTATTAGTAGAATCTCTGAAAAGAAATGATGTTAATATAACTAAATTATTAAATAAAGCAAAAGAACAAAATGTGGAGCATATCATTAGACCTCTAATTGAAGTGTTAGCACAGAGCATGATTGAGTAA
- a CDS encoding DUF916 domain-containing protein, which produces MRNLYKFMMLSIVGIVMMCSFQRFAYADDSPTFEYYVTPIFTDNQSDDKRGYFDLLVKPGEVQELKLEVSNTSKQKKKLTITPTTAGTTSNGTIDYSGKEWRHTSNLVAKFSDIASEPQTVELKPEEKKVVTFEVKVPDEKFEGQIVGAFYVKEDSTEKEETKSTSENGIGIKNEFAMIIACVLMTDEKIPDQDFELGPVKIDTYGGLLSLKTDLSNHTARLLTNYSLEGTILTAKGKKVMDIALSDISMAPNSIYEMPLQINSSDFPAGKYKMALTIHDRAKEKEWEIATDFKIKAEERQEAIKESIDSVVWYKTTSGMLIIALIVLVIIMFIVILRNKRKGSQ; this is translated from the coding sequence ATGCGCAATTTATATAAGTTTATGATGCTTTCGATTGTTGGTATAGTCATGATGTGTTCGTTTCAACGCTTTGCTTATGCAGATGACAGCCCAACATTTGAATACTATGTCACACCAATCTTCACGGATAATCAATCGGATGATAAACGAGGTTATTTCGACTTATTAGTGAAACCTGGAGAAGTTCAAGAACTTAAACTTGAGGTATCAAACACGAGTAAACAGAAAAAGAAGTTGACGATAACGCCTACAACAGCTGGGACAACCAGTAATGGAACGATTGACTACAGTGGTAAGGAGTGGCGTCATACATCTAACTTAGTTGCCAAATTTTCTGATATTGCATCTGAACCACAAACGGTTGAATTGAAGCCTGAGGAAAAGAAAGTTGTGACGTTTGAAGTCAAAGTTCCTGATGAAAAATTTGAAGGACAAATAGTTGGAGCCTTTTATGTAAAAGAAGACTCAACCGAAAAAGAAGAAACAAAAAGCACAAGTGAGAATGGCATCGGAATTAAAAATGAATTTGCTATGATTATTGCATGTGTATTAATGACAGATGAGAAAATACCTGATCAAGATTTTGAATTAGGACCTGTTAAAATTGATACTTATGGTGGTTTGTTGTCGTTAAAAACTGATTTATCTAATCACACAGCACGACTACTTACCAACTATAGCTTAGAAGGAACTATTTTAACGGCAAAAGGTAAAAAGGTAATGGACATTGCGTTGAGTGATATTTCAATGGCACCTAATAGTATTTACGAAATGCCCTTACAGATTAATTCCTCTGATTTTCCTGCGGGTAAGTATAAAATGGCGTTAACCATTCACGACCGAGCGAAAGAGAAAGAATGGGAGATCGCTACTGACTTTAAAATTAAAGCTGAGGAACGTCAAGAAGCAATTAAGGAGAGTATCGATTCAGTCGTTTGGTATAAAACAACCAGTGGCATGTTAATAATTGCATTAATCGTATTGGTTATCATTATGTTTATCGTGATATTAAGAAATAAAAGAAAAGGCTCGCAATAG
- a CDS encoding tyrosine-type recombinase/integrase: MSYNVQPLRTQTEIEDFKFWLRRTQHADRDVFLFIFGINNGLRMSDIVKLKVKDIKYEIRPVITEQKTEKKKQLYLENLQPLIKDYTKDKKDDDWLFPSRQQGGHLKVNTVYKLYADIAEKLGRNDIGTHSLRKTFGYHYYQKTRDIATLMQIFNHSSENITKRYIGITEDEIGRSLMDFKLGI, from the coding sequence ATGTCTTATAATGTCCAACCACTCAGAACTCAGACCGAAATCGAAGATTTCAAATTTTGGCTAAGAAGAACCCAACATGCGGATCGAGATGTCTTTCTGTTCATTTTTGGAATCAATAATGGATTACGCATGAGCGACATAGTGAAACTAAAAGTAAAAGATATTAAGTACGAAATAAGACCCGTAATAACGGAACAGAAAACCGAAAAGAAAAAGCAACTCTATTTGGAAAATCTCCAACCACTTATCAAGGATTACACCAAAGATAAAAAAGATGATGATTGGTTATTTCCAAGCCGACAACAAGGCGGACATCTTAAAGTCAATACAGTTTACAAACTGTACGCGGATATTGCAGAGAAATTAGGTCGGAATGATATTGGGACGCATAGCCTGAGAAAAACATTCGGCTACCATTATTACCAAAAGACGCGAGATATTGCCACATTGATGCAGATCTTCAATCACTCATCTGAGAATATCACGAAACGATATATCGGAATTACAGAAGATGAAATTGGTAGGAGTTTAATGGACTTCAAATTAGGAATATGA